In the Enterococcus rotai genome, CTATTTGATGTGAGTAAAATCACTGTTCGCCGTGCAATAGAATTATTATCTTCAGAAGAATTGGTGGAGAAAAAAAGTGGCAAAGGAACAACTGTATTGAGCAACCGACCTTATAATAAACTATCAAAAGCAGGTACCTTTACAGAATACTTAAATGATTCAGGTCAAAAGGTAGCAAAGAAAATTTTAAAGTTGGAAAAAGTAGCCTTAACACCAGCGTCTTCAGCCTATCAGTCATTAGGTGAAAAAGCGGTCAAAGTTTCTCGATTATATACGCTTGACGATCAACCATATATCTATTTTAATTATTTTTTGCCAACTAGCATGGCAGATGTACCTTTAGAAGATTTTGAGAAAGAATCATTGTATCGCCTGATGGATCAGCATGGCATTGAGATTCTAAAATTCGAAGATAGTTTTCAAATTGTCGAACTAACTCCTGAGCAACAAGAGATTTTAGCGACATCTGAAAAAAATGGGCTTAAAAGAATTCGTAAATCAGTGGGACTATCTGGAAAAACCGTTGAATTTTCTGAAGCAATCTATAATACAGCACTTCATCCATATGTAATTGAATACGAAGCGTAACCAAATAACAGGGTACTTACAAAAGTGTAAGTACTCTGTTATTTTTTTCTATGGTGTGTTCGTTGTATTTGGATTAGACTAGCAAGGTAGAGAAAAGGAGCGATAAGAATGTTACAAGTAGAAAATTTATCGAAAACATATGGACAAGAAATTAAATACGAAGCCTTAAAAGGATTAAACTTAACCGTGAATGATAGTGAATTTATTGGAATCATGGGACCTTCTGGAAGTGGGAAAAGTACGTTTTTAAACCTGTTAGCAACGATCGATCAACCAACATCAGGACATATTCTAATGAATGGAAAAGATCCAAATCAACTAAATCAAGAAGAAATTGCTAAGTTTAGACGAAGAGAGTTAGGTTTTATCTTCCAGAGCTTTAACTTGATGCCAACGCTAACTGTTGAAGAAAATATTGTTTTACCTTTGACTCTAGATGGCGAAAAAATTTCGATCATGAAAACACAACTAAATCTATTAGCAAAACGTTTAGGTATTGCTAGTTTATTAAAAAAACGAATTGCAGAAATTTCTGGTGGACAAGCCCAACGTGTGGCGGTTGCTCGCGCAATGATCCATCAACCACAACTATTATTAGCAGATGAACCGACAGGAAATTTAGATACAAAATCATCAAAAGACGTTATGCAATTATTACAACAGCTAAATGAAGAAGAGAAAGCAACGATCTTGATGGTGACACATGATCCACTAGCAGCAAGTTATTGTAAGCGAATTGTATTTATTAAAGATGGAGAATTGATCGATGAAATCCATCACAATGGAAATCAAAAGATGTTTTACGATGAGATTATGGTAAAACTGTCTGAGATAGAAGGTGTCGATAATGAGTTTTAGTCAATTTGTTATTCGGAATACAGTAAGAAATAAACATCTTTATATGGCTTACTTCTTAAGTACTCTTTTTTCAGTAATGGTGTTCTTTACATTTACAGTCTTTGCTTTTCATCCAGCATTATCGAATGGATTAAATAAAAATGCTCAAATCGGTATGCTAGCAGCTGCAATCATCATTTATGGTTTTGCTTTTTTCTTTGTTTTGTACTCGATGGATGTCTTTATCCAATCACGAAAAAAAGAATTTGGCCTGTTGATGATCCAAGGAATGAGTCCAAAACAGCTGAAAAAAATGGTCTTTATTGAAAATTTAGTGATTGGTTTTTTTGCTACGATCATGGGAAGTATTGCTGGAATTGGTTTTTCACAAGTGATTTTATGGTTAAGTAATAAATTGATGCATGTAAATTTGGGGTTCTATTTCCCCTTACAAGCACTTGTTTTGACCGTAATTTCATTTGCAGTATTGTTTTTAGCTATTTCATTTTTTATTCAATTCCGATTACCAAAATTAAGCTTACAAGAATTGTTGAAAGCAGGAGACCTTGGTAAAGGGACGATCAAAAGCTCTCCGATTAAAACCATTTTAGCGATTTTATTGATTGGTGTAGGATATGCAATTGCTTTGTTAGTCAAAGGGATGTTAGTACCGATGGTGATGATTCCAGTGATCTTTTTAGTCGTTGCTGGGACTCGATTCTTATTTAACCAATTAAGCGTTTCAGTGATTGAACGATTGAAAAAGAAACAAAATATTTTTTGGAAAAAAACGAATATGGTTGTTTTTTCAGATTTAGCATTTCGTATGAAAGATAATGCCCGCTCGTTTTTCTTAGTATCAATCATTTCAACGGTGGCCTTTGCTGCGATTGGTACATTATATGGCTTTCAAAATATGATTCTAGATGGTATGAATGAAATTCCGTATGAATTCCAAGTTACAGGAACTGCTGAAGAGACAGCATCTGTCCAACAAGAATTTTCTCAATTGTTGGCGGATAAAGGGATTCAAGTGGATGAAGGAAAACTGACAACTTATACAAATGCTGATCATGTTAACTTTGTTAAAGAATCCGAATATAATCACCTTGCGGAGTTGGTTAAAAAGCCAACGATCCAGACAGAAGGAAAAGCTGTCCAATTGCTTCCAACTAATATGATCGGCATGAAAGAAACAGCACTCAATGAAGTAGCACTGCCAAACGAGACAACATTGCCAGTTGTTAAAACGGAAAAAACGAATGTTGTTTCAGCTTATGGAACGACAGTTCTGGTACCGGATAATAGCGAGCTACAAAATTTAGAGAGTACCACTACAACTGTTTGGCAACCAAAAAATGCTAGTTATGATGAACTGGTTTCGATTGGTAAATTCCAAGAAAAAAACGTAGCATTGATGGCTAAGAGCTATTCACAACAAACAATCACAGATGAATATGCACCAATTTTATTTGTCGGAATTTTTATCGGTATTGTTTTCTTTGTATCAGCTGGAAGCTTCCTATATTTCAGATTGTATAGCGATATGGACGTGGATGTAGAGAAATTCAAGATGATTTACAAAATGGGGTTAACGAAAAAAGAGTTGAAGAAGATGATCTATCAACAGGTTGGAATCTTATTCTTTACACCGATCATTGTTTCAGTGATTCATGGTGCAGTAGCCTTAACAGCGATGTATCACATGTTTAATCAAGGAATGCAAGTAGCAGGATGGCAGGTGTTAGGAATGTTTATCCTGATTCAAATTGGGTATTACCTGATTGCTCGTGTCTTCTATTTCAAAAAAGTTTATCGTTTAGTTCAAATGTAATAAAAATCGATACAAAACCTGATTGGTTTTGTATCGATTTTTAGATTGTTTTCTCTCTTTTTTGTAGCCTAAAAGAAGGATGATTGTTGCAAAATCAAAGGGATAAGAAAAGTCTAATTTGATGGACTAAACCAGATAACATATAGACAAATCGGGCACAATACGTTATAGTATGAAGCGAATGTTTAGAAGAAATGAGGAAGAAAACTAGTGGAAAAAGCATCCATTTATGGTTTAACAAAAGAAGAACTGATTGCATGGTTTATCGAACATGACGAAAGAAAGTTCCGTGCCACCCAAGTTTGGGAATGGCTTTATATCAAACGTGTCATGGCTTTTAGCGAAATGACAAATTTATCAAAAGATGTCATTGAATTATTAGAAGAAAACTTTATAATCAATCCATTGCGTCAAGTCATCATCCAAGAAGCCAAAGATGGCACAGTGAAGTATCTCTTTGAATTACCAGATAAGAATATGATTGAAACGGTCTTAATGCGTCAAGAGTATGGAATGTCTGTTTGTGTGACCACTCAAGTAGGCTGTAATATTGGCTGTACTTTCTGTGCAAGTGGTTTACTTAAAAAACAACGTGATTTAACAGCAGGAGAAATTGTTGCGCAAATTATGCTAGTTCAACATTATTTTGATGAACGCGGGCAAGGAGAACGAGTAAGCCATATTGTTGTGATGGGAATCGGTGAACCGTTTGATAACTATGATAACTTAATGAATTTCCTACATACGATCAATGATCCAAAAGGGTTAGCTATTGGAGCACGTCATATTACGGTTTCAACAAGTGGTTTAGTGCCGAAGATCAAAGAGTTTGCAAATAATGGTCTGCAAGTCAATCTAGCGATTTCGCTACATGCACCAAATAATGATGTTCGGACATCGATCATGCGCATCAACCGCAGTTTCCCAATTGAAAAATTAATGGGTGCTGTTGATGAATACTTGGAAAAAACAAATCGTCGGATCACGTTTGAATATATCATGTTGAGCAATGTAAATGATCGCCCAGAACATGCTCAGCAATTAGCTGACTTGTTGAAAGACAAGAAGAAGTTAACCTTTGTTAACTTGATTCCATATAATCCAGTTAGTGAGCATGATCAATATAGCCGTAGTGAAAAAGCGGACGTGTTGAAATTCTATGATATTTTAAAGAAAAATGGCGTTAATTGTGTGATTAGAAAAGAATATGGTACAGATATCGATGCAGCTTGCGGACAATTAAGAAGTAAACAAATCAAAAAAGCTGGAAAAAGCGTTTAATTCTTGAGAAAGTTAGGAATTGGAGCTGGGAATGATCTTTATTCCCTGATTCAATTGTCTACTTTCCTAAAGAATTGCTTTTGTAAGCTAGATGAAAAAAAGCTGGAAAAAGCGTTTAATTCTTAAGAAAAGCTGATAAAACTTATAATGAAAAAATTCCTGATAAAGCCGAAATGGTTTATCAGGAATTTTTTATTTTTCATTTATAATACTAAATCCATAATCGATGATATGTTCCTTTAAATAACGTAAATATTCTTCGCCCATCGGTGATAGTGGCATCTGAGCCGGATGGATCCAGCCGATTTCCATCGTTTCATCTACTTCTAAAGGTACGGCAACAATATTTTCATCATTTAATTCTCGGCTTAAGACACCAGAGCTGATTGTGTAGCCATCTACCCCAATCAGAAAGTTAAATAACGTTGCCCGATCACTGACGCGGATGCTTTTTTTATGATAACGAGTACTCAATATCTCTTCTGAAAAGTGGAAAGAATTAAATTGCCCTTGTTCAAACGAAAGGTAGGGAAAGTTTTCTAGATCAGCTAAGGTAACTGATTTTTTCCCAACTAAAGGATTTTTTTTACTAATAAAAACATGTGGATGAGCTGTAAATAAAGGATGAAACACAAGTTTTTTTTCTTTTAATAATTTACGCATCACTTTTTCATTAAATGTATTTAAATACAAGATACCTAATTCGCTTTGAAACGTGCTGACATCTTCGATAATATTATTGGTTTGTGTTTCTCGAAAAGTAAATTCATATTCATTTTGTTCATAAGATTTGATCAATTGGACGAAAGCATGGACTGCAAAGGCATAATGTTGTGCAGAAACAGAAAATAATCTACGACGAGTCTCTGTTCTTTTGTATTTTTCTTCCATCAAGTCGACTTGCTCCAAGATTTGGCGGGCATAGGACAAAAACTCTGTGCCTTCCGTGGTAAGAAGCATGCCTTTTTGAGTCCGTTGAAAAATTTGAATATTCATTTCCTGCTCCAATTCTCTGATAGCAGTAGAAAGACTTGGCTGGGTGATAAAAAGATGTTTGGCTGCTTCATTGACTGAACCTAATTCAACGACTTTTACAATATAATCCAATTGCTTGATCCTCATGATACGATCCTCCTTTTATTTAAAGCGCTTGTTCCTAGTGATAAAATGAATGATGTTGAATGCTTAGACTTCAACTTGAATCACTTGAACACCTTGCTTCTCGATTTCTCGAAGCACTTCTGGTGAGGCGAATGTATCGGTGATCAAATAGTTGATATCTTTAATAGTACCGCTCGTAAAATTAGATGAAAAACCAATTTTACGATAATCTGCAACGACGACGACTAAACCATTTGTACGTTCGATAATCAGTGAATTGATTTTAGATTCATGTAAGACGGGGGTTGTGATGCCATTTTCAACGCTAAGACCAGAACAACCGATGATTGAAATGTCAGAGGACATCTTTGAAAATGAATCAATCGCAATGTCCCCAACTAAGGCTTCCTTTGGAAAACGAATTTCACCACCAGATAAAATGACAGTAGAATTTGGATTATGATCCAAATTAGCGACTTTGACATTGTTCGTCACAATCGTTACACGTTTTTCTCCTAAATGTTTTAAGGAAGATAGTGCAGTTGAGCCTGTATTGATAAACAAGGTATTGCCTTCTTTAACAAACTCTCCAGCCTTTTTTGCAATAGCATCTTTTAAGACTTCGATCTCTTCATTATAATCTTCTGTTCCAGTTTTTTGAACGATTTGGGCCTTTCCGTGGGCTCGTTGAACTAAACCCATTTTTTCTAAGGCAGTCAGGTCGCGGCGAACCGTGATTTCTGAAACCGCTAATTCATGACTGATTTCTTTCACCAGTAAACTAGTTTCATTATGCAGCAAATCCAATAGTTTATCACGACGATTTTTAATTGTTTGATGTGAGCTTTTCATGTAAATTCCTCCCCTCTAGATCATCTGTGTGACAGCGAGTGTGTTTCCTATTCTTTTTGCCTCTTTTAATACACGATAGCCTTCTGATGTTTCATTTAGTTTAAGTAGAGATTGTCCTTTTAGATATAAAAGATAGGTCATTTCCCGATTATTTAAACGGTTCTTATCAATTAAAGCCAATTCACTTAAGCACTTTTTATTTCGGTTTTGATAGAAATATCTTATTCCAGTGATTTCATGCCAAGAAAACAAACCGCTCAATTGTTTCTTTTTAACATTTTTCAGTTTCAATAGGTGTTCTAGGCAACTAGTTAAATTTTCTTCATCTTTTAAAAAAAAATAGCAATACATTTGCGTATGATAATAAATGAAGAGGTAATCCAATGTGGAATGAAAGAAATGCTGATTTTTATGTAAATGCTCTAGGCAAACTTCGTAATTTCCTTCATCCAATAAAAGAAGACTGTCAAAAATAATAATAGACTGTTTAAAGCCATTAAACAAATCTTTTTTCTTTAAGGTTCCTTTTAAAGCAATGGCTTTTTGTAAATCACATTCAACCGTCAAAGCATAAATCATTTTTTCATATAGATTTTTTAAATACTCAAAAAGAAT is a window encoding:
- a CDS encoding DeoR/GlpR family DNA-binding transcription regulator encodes the protein MKSSHQTIKNRRDKLLDLLHNETSLLVKEISHELAVSEITVRRDLTALEKMGLVQRAHGKAQIVQKTGTEDYNEEIEVLKDAIAKKAGEFVKEGNTLFINTGSTALSSLKHLGEKRVTIVTNNVKVANLDHNPNSTVILSGGEIRFPKEALVGDIAIDSFSKMSSDISIIGCSGLSVENGITTPVLHESKINSLIIERTNGLVVVVADYRKIGFSSNFTSGTIKDINYLITDTFASPEVLREIEKQGVQVIQVEV
- a CDS encoding LysR family transcriptional regulator, translated to MRIKQLDYIVKVVELGSVNEAAKHLFITQPSLSTAIRELEQEMNIQIFQRTQKGMLLTTEGTEFLSYARQILEQVDLMEEKYKRTETRRRLFSVSAQHYAFAVHAFVQLIKSYEQNEYEFTFRETQTNNIIEDVSTFQSELGILYLNTFNEKVMRKLLKEKKLVFHPLFTAHPHVFISKKNPLVGKKSVTLADLENFPYLSFEQGQFNSFHFSEEILSTRYHKKSIRVSDRATLFNFLIGVDGYTISSGVLSRELNDENIVAVPLEVDETMEIGWIHPAQMPLSPMGEEYLRYLKEHIIDYGFSIINEK
- a CDS encoding ABC transporter permease, which produces MSFSQFVIRNTVRNKHLYMAYFLSTLFSVMVFFTFTVFAFHPALSNGLNKNAQIGMLAAAIIIYGFAFFFVLYSMDVFIQSRKKEFGLLMIQGMSPKQLKKMVFIENLVIGFFATIMGSIAGIGFSQVILWLSNKLMHVNLGFYFPLQALVLTVISFAVLFLAISFFIQFRLPKLSLQELLKAGDLGKGTIKSSPIKTILAILLIGVGYAIALLVKGMLVPMVMIPVIFLVVAGTRFLFNQLSVSVIERLKKKQNIFWKKTNMVVFSDLAFRMKDNARSFFLVSIISTVAFAAIGTLYGFQNMILDGMNEIPYEFQVTGTAEETASVQQEFSQLLADKGIQVDEGKLTTYTNADHVNFVKESEYNHLAELVKKPTIQTEGKAVQLLPTNMIGMKETALNEVALPNETTLPVVKTEKTNVVSAYGTTVLVPDNSELQNLESTTTTVWQPKNASYDELVSIGKFQEKNVALMAKSYSQQTITDEYAPILFVGIFIGIVFFVSAGSFLYFRLYSDMDVDVEKFKMIYKMGLTKKELKKMIYQQVGILFFTPIIVSVIHGAVALTAMYHMFNQGMQVAGWQVLGMFILIQIGYYLIARVFYFKKVYRLVQM
- the rlmN gene encoding 23S rRNA (adenine(2503)-C(2))-methyltransferase RlmN, translating into MEKASIYGLTKEELIAWFIEHDERKFRATQVWEWLYIKRVMAFSEMTNLSKDVIELLEENFIINPLRQVIIQEAKDGTVKYLFELPDKNMIETVLMRQEYGMSVCVTTQVGCNIGCTFCASGLLKKQRDLTAGEIVAQIMLVQHYFDERGQGERVSHIVVMGIGEPFDNYDNLMNFLHTINDPKGLAIGARHITVSTSGLVPKIKEFANNGLQVNLAISLHAPNNDVRTSIMRINRSFPIEKLMGAVDEYLEKTNRRITFEYIMLSNVNDRPEHAQQLADLLKDKKKLTFVNLIPYNPVSEHDQYSRSEKADVLKFYDILKKNGVNCVIRKEYGTDIDAACGQLRSKQIKKAGKSV
- a CDS encoding ABC transporter ATP-binding protein, with protein sequence MLQVENLSKTYGQEIKYEALKGLNLTVNDSEFIGIMGPSGSGKSTFLNLLATIDQPTSGHILMNGKDPNQLNQEEIAKFRRRELGFIFQSFNLMPTLTVEENIVLPLTLDGEKISIMKTQLNLLAKRLGIASLLKKRIAEISGGQAQRVAVARAMIHQPQLLLADEPTGNLDTKSSKDVMQLLQQLNEEEKATILMVTHDPLAASYCKRIVFIKDGELIDEIHHNGNQKMFYDEIMVKLSEIEGVDNEF
- a CDS encoding GntR family transcriptional regulator, whose product is MRRKSVLYLDVAEQIKADIMNGTYPVGSLLPTEAELEQLFDVSKITVRRAIELLSSEELVEKKSGKGTTVLSNRPYNKLSKAGTFTEYLNDSGQKVAKKILKLEKVALTPASSAYQSLGEKAVKVSRLYTLDDQPYIYFNYFLPTSMADVPLEDFEKESLYRLMDQHGIEILKFEDSFQIVELTPEQQEILATSEKNGLKRIRKSVGLSGKTVEFSEAIYNTALHPYVIEYEA